In Vidua chalybeata isolate OUT-0048 chromosome 5, bVidCha1 merged haplotype, whole genome shotgun sequence, one genomic interval encodes:
- the LOC128788017 gene encoding uncharacterized protein LOC128788017, producing MAITSARTPRSDRLPAAAFVTILWLHLAGSWLVPQPKENVWVTLAKSIGQKQLCMAMGSVDSPLSTCLVGVPLSENDFPFTGMKLNAADSWMSWMRTLPQAPQEPQELDLPGSTRVHFCIRFYTKAPQTKPGQNIKDITPANRKYINEWCNYTGPVLSKSYPFPKELPRGVFLICGDRAWAGIPSNTKGGPCSLGKLTTLTPNKTQILDWKKKSQLARKKRSYGEFDPNCDSEIYDWSEGKRVAASIFLPRYAAVKVLGEISHLGCWMSKQANATSAALSDLLAEEETTRHATLQNRAAIDFLLLAHGHSCEDFEGMCCFNLTSKSTSIQANIQRIQALVKDLKTETRAVDAVNKTFSQWGVPGWAVPIIKGLIWVLIIIFLISVALTIFKKMLTRNLGNVFLINQKGGVVGGVPALPWEAATV from the coding sequence ATGGCAATTACATCAGCCAGAACACCCCGCAGCGaccggcttcctgcagctgccttcgtCACCATCTTATGGCtccacctggcaggaagctggctcgtgccacagcccaaggaaaacgtctgggtcacgctggcaaagtctATAGGACAAAAACAGCTttgcatggccatgggcagtGTAGACAGTCCGTTGTCTACATGCCTGGTGGGAGTCCCCCTGTCCGAAAATGATTTTCCGTTCACGGGGATGAAACTCAACGCGGCGGACTCCTGGATGAGTTGGATGAGGACACTaccacaggcaccacaggaaccccaggaattggacctACCGGGGTCCACAAGGGTCCACTTTTGCATTAGGTTTTATACTAAggccccacaaacaaaaccagggcaAAACATCAAAGACATAACaccagcaaatagaaaatacatcaatgAGTGGTGCAATTACACAGGCCCTGTGTTGTCCAAGTCCTACCCATTCCCTAAGGAGCTCCCTCGAGGtgtgtttctcatctgtggggacagggcgtgggctgggatcccctccaaTACCAAAgggggtccctgtagccttggcaaGCTTACGACGCTAAcccccaacaaaacccaaattctggattggaagaagaaaagtcaatTGGCACGCAAAAAGCGATCGTATGGTGAATTTGACCCAAATTGCGATTCCGAAATTTATGATTGGAGTGAGGGAAAGAGGGTTGCCGCTTCTATTTTTCTACCACGGTACGCGGCAGTGAAAGTCCTCGGTGAGATTTCTCACCTGGGGTGTTGGatgagtaagcaggccaacgctACGTCTGCCGCATTATCAGACCTCTTGGCAGAAGAAGAGACCACCAGGCACGCCACCTTACAGAACAGAGCGGCCATCGATTTTCTGCTGCTCGCCCACGGCCATAGCTGCGAGGACTTtgaaggaatgtgctgcttcaatctgacatcgaagagcacatccatccaagccaacatccagcggatccaggcgttagtcaaagacttaaagactgaaaccaGGGCTGTGGATGCGGTGAACAAGACCTTCTCCCagtggggtgttcctgggtgggccgTGCCAATCATTAAAGGTTTAATTTGggttttgattattattttcttaatttctgtagccttaactatctttaagaaaatgttaacgAGGAACttggggaatgtttttttaataaatcagaaagggggagttgtgggaggggttcctgctctcccttgggaggcagcaacagtttag